One window from the genome of Deltaproteobacteria bacterium encodes:
- a CDS encoding DUF192 domain-containing protein: protein MRAVPRSVLGWCCLVVLLFAVGCRPRIDRAIAAADELRGTQQYEAALRSYDLVLERFPKNPKGADVLLRIGDVNRFHLQRRTEAAAAYRRISTQWPLQPAAMTAYLRLAEMAEEGADYTGAVEALEFLLQYFPAYPERDQLRHRIGTLYMKQRLFPQARFEFERLLNDTKLLPVVRTGALFDMGETFFLSGNPQAAIRYYDQLLTEFPAHPLATRALAQKAEAYAELGELGVALELQRRAGAMAAQATTTASAPAAPAVMAAPAPRVVTVTLQAPGGKPIVVEAEVAATEAERERGLMGRRELADGHGMWFIFPQTTEISFWMKNTPLSLDLLFVDEAGTIVDILPETKPLSEKPLTPQSAYRYVLEVPAGFLRKYLIAVGSHLEWAAVK from the coding sequence ATGCGAGCGGTCCCGCGCAGCGTGTTGGGATGGTGTTGCCTGGTGGTGCTCCTGTTTGCGGTGGGCTGTCGGCCGCGGATCGATCGCGCGATTGCGGCCGCGGATGAATTGCGGGGGACACAGCAGTACGAAGCCGCGCTGCGCAGTTACGATCTCGTCTTGGAGCGATTTCCAAAGAATCCCAAAGGTGCAGATGTCTTGTTGCGGATCGGCGATGTGAATCGGTTTCATCTGCAACGGCGCACCGAGGCGGCGGCCGCCTATCGGCGAATCAGCACCCAGTGGCCGTTGCAGCCGGCCGCGATGACGGCGTATCTGCGGCTGGCCGAAATGGCGGAGGAGGGTGCGGATTACACCGGCGCAGTGGAAGCGTTGGAATTCCTGCTCCAATATTTCCCCGCCTATCCGGAACGGGATCAGTTGCGCCACCGGATCGGCACTCTCTACATGAAGCAACGCCTCTTTCCCCAAGCGCGGTTCGAATTCGAGCGTCTGCTGAACGACACGAAATTGTTGCCGGTCGTCCGGACGGGCGCACTGTTCGATATGGGCGAGACGTTTTTCCTCTCCGGGAATCCGCAAGCGGCGATCCGTTATTACGACCAACTGCTGACTGAATTTCCCGCCCATCCGTTGGCCACGCGCGCGTTAGCGCAAAAGGCCGAGGCCTATGCGGAACTCGGCGAGCTCGGCGTGGCGCTGGAACTGCAACGCCGCGCCGGCGCGATGGCGGCGCAGGCGACTACTACCGCGTCAGCGCCCGCGGCGCCGGCCGTCATGGCGGCCCCGGCACCGCGCGTTGTGACCGTGACGCTGCAAGCGCCGGGAGGCAAGCCGATCGTCGTCGAGGCCGAAGTGGCGGCCACTGAGGCGGAGCGGGAGCGCGGACTGATGGGGCGGCGCGAGTTGGCGGATGGGCACGGGATGTGGTTCATATTTCCACAGACGACGGAAATCAGCTTTTGGATGAAGAATACACCACTTTCGTTAGACTTGTTGTTCGTGGACGAGGCCGGGACGATTGTCGATATCTTGCCGGAAACTAAACCGCTCTCCGAAAAACCGCTGACGCCGCAAAGTGCGTATCGTTATGTGCTCGAAGTCCCCGCGGGTTTCTTGCGTAAATACTTGATCGCCGTCGGGAGTCATCTGGAGTGGGCGGCCGTAAAGTAG